In Gemmata obscuriglobus, a single genomic region encodes these proteins:
- a CDS encoding DMT family transporter, with the protein MNIVVFAILAAGAGACIALQASANGNFRKNLGDNPLAAAYLSICGTIITATLAVLLLRPRVPEMTAVRETPWWNWIGGPLGALIVLAGAALAPRLGAALFIALVVAGQLVCSLALDHFGLMGLTQQALTPGRLLGAVLVVAGVVCVKYL; encoded by the coding sequence ATGAACATCGTCGTTTTCGCGATTCTGGCCGCGGGTGCCGGGGCGTGTATCGCGCTGCAAGCGTCGGCCAACGGGAACTTCCGCAAGAACCTCGGCGACAACCCGCTCGCCGCCGCGTACCTGTCGATCTGCGGCACCATTATCACCGCCACGCTCGCCGTTCTGCTGTTGCGGCCCCGCGTTCCGGAAATGACCGCGGTGCGCGAGACGCCGTGGTGGAACTGGATCGGCGGGCCGCTCGGGGCGCTCATCGTGCTCGCCGGGGCCGCGCTCGCGCCGCGGCTCGGCGCCGCCCTCTTCATCGCCCTCGTGGTCGCGGGGCAGTTGGTGTGCTCGCTCGCCCTCGACCACTTCGGGCTAATGGGTCTGACTCAGCAAGCACTGACACCCGGCCGACTGCTCGGCGCGGTACTCGTCGTGGCCGGGGTGGTGTGCGTCAAGTACCTGTGA
- a CDS encoding nitrilase-related carbon-nitrogen hydrolase — protein sequence MKVAAVQCSSDLGDVVANTRKRTALIQEAAKAGAKFVVLPETAITGCPSQDLKTNWHVKGMPIEKRSGCGRNCRRG from the coding sequence GTGAAGGTCGCGGCGGTTCAGTGCTCGTCCGACCTCGGGGATGTCGTAGCCAACACGAGGAAGCGGACGGCACTGATCCAGGAAGCGGCCAAGGCCGGCGCGAAGTTCGTAGTGCTGCCCGAAACGGCCATCACGGGGTGCCCGTCGCAAGACCTCAAGACGAACTGGCACGTCAAAGGGATGCCCATCGAGAAGCGGAGTGGATGTGGGAGAAACTGCCGGCGCGGGTGA
- a CDS encoding CHAP domain-containing protein: MNSTEHFERFFFLVTVGAGLMLFGCANLALGWRGGMVVLRTVLGAAGCGAAVAALGTLTHRELAERAAAILAAALVVVNLFSSGWFHRRLAAAGALLRKPAARGAGLVVAGLAVVIGAAVWFDFADQQLTEDQTLDLEVVLGRQPNRPTERASATTDRGTPVVLKEPQSPRAPETLSSPEERLLRDTKLDDQVIRHAGPSDEFNCHGWVFTGGKFLLSPDDVELILKENGYAEVAQPQPGDVVVYRNNGTVSHTALVRYVAEGQPVLVEGKWGTMGLFLHPVDKSPYGTALTYHRSARRGHLLTGIGGAGSDAAVNAAVE; this comes from the coding sequence GTGAACAGTACCGAACACTTCGAACGCTTCTTCTTCCTCGTGACCGTGGGCGCGGGGCTGATGCTCTTCGGGTGCGCGAACTTGGCCCTGGGTTGGCGCGGGGGGATGGTGGTGCTCCGGACGGTGCTCGGCGCGGCCGGGTGCGGTGCGGCGGTCGCGGCCCTCGGCACGCTCACGCACCGCGAACTCGCGGAGCGAGCCGCCGCGATACTCGCGGCGGCACTGGTTGTCGTTAACCTGTTCAGCTCCGGCTGGTTTCACCGCCGGCTCGCGGCTGCCGGTGCTTTGCTCCGCAAGCCGGCCGCCCGTGGGGCCGGGCTCGTCGTGGCCGGGCTGGCGGTCGTGATTGGTGCGGCGGTGTGGTTCGATTTCGCCGACCAGCAGCTCACCGAGGATCAGACGCTGGACCTCGAAGTTGTGCTCGGCCGCCAGCCGAACCGCCCCACCGAGCGGGCCAGCGCGACGACCGACCGCGGCACCCCGGTGGTCCTCAAGGAGCCGCAGTCGCCCCGCGCTCCCGAAACCCTCTCGAGCCCCGAAGAGAGGTTGCTCCGCGACACCAAGTTGGACGATCAGGTGATCCGCCACGCCGGGCCGTCGGACGAGTTCAACTGCCACGGCTGGGTGTTCACCGGGGGCAAGTTCCTGCTCAGCCCCGACGACGTGGAACTGATTCTTAAGGAGAACGGTTACGCCGAAGTCGCCCAGCCGCAACCGGGCGACGTGGTGGTGTACCGCAACAACGGCACGGTGTCGCACACCGCGCTGGTGCGGTACGTGGCCGAGGGGCAGCCGGTACTGGTCGAGGGGAAGTGGGGGACGATGGGGCTCTTCCTGCACCCGGTCGACAAATCCCCCTACGGCACGGCGCTCACGTACCACCGCAGCGCCCGCCGCGGTCACCTGCTGACCGGGATCGGCGGCGCCGGCTCGGACGCGGCCGTCAACGCCGCGGTTGAGTAG
- a CDS encoding LL-diaminopimelate aminotransferase, with product MSVTASDPWFQTLFADRIGGANYGKGTDIYKFEKIKRAKRKALADHPERKLLDFGIGENDDMADVSVREALTREANKVENRGYADNGIQNYKDAAAEFMQRQFGVTLDPVTEICHCIGSKPAYAMLPAVFINPADVTLMTVPGYPVAGTWTRYLGGEVVRLPLLEKNGFFPDLDGIPAEVRKRAKLLVINYPNSPTGAVATKDFYKRVIEFAHANQIVIVQDAAHILLSYKEPPLSFLQVDGAKEVGVEVHSMSKGFNMIGWRLGFVAGHPKIVQAYADVKDNSDSGQFMAVQHAAAQALRTAEIPVQVRTKYQRRLEKLVAALKQVGFKCEMPGGTYFLYAAAPKAAGDIAFGNAEAASQYLIHEQSVCCVPWDDAGAYLRFSVTYIAKDEAEEDALMAETVARLKGMNLKF from the coding sequence ATGTCCGTTACCGCTTCCGACCCGTGGTTCCAGACCCTGTTCGCCGACCGGATCGGCGGGGCCAACTACGGCAAGGGCACCGACATCTACAAGTTCGAGAAGATCAAGCGCGCGAAGCGGAAGGCGCTCGCCGACCACCCCGAGCGCAAGCTGCTCGACTTCGGCATCGGCGAGAACGACGACATGGCCGATGTCAGCGTCCGCGAGGCGCTGACCCGCGAGGCCAACAAGGTCGAGAACCGCGGGTACGCGGACAACGGCATCCAGAACTACAAGGACGCCGCGGCCGAGTTCATGCAGCGGCAGTTCGGCGTCACCCTCGACCCGGTGACGGAAATCTGCCACTGCATCGGCTCCAAGCCGGCGTACGCCATGCTCCCGGCGGTGTTCATCAACCCTGCCGACGTGACGCTGATGACCGTCCCGGGGTACCCGGTCGCGGGCACCTGGACCCGCTACCTCGGCGGCGAGGTCGTGCGCCTGCCCCTTCTGGAGAAGAACGGGTTTTTCCCGGACCTCGACGGCATCCCCGCCGAGGTGCGCAAGCGGGCCAAGCTGCTCGTCATCAACTACCCGAACTCGCCGACCGGCGCGGTCGCGACGAAGGACTTCTACAAGCGGGTGATCGAGTTCGCCCACGCGAACCAGATCGTCATCGTGCAGGACGCCGCGCACATCCTCCTGAGCTACAAGGAGCCGCCGCTCAGCTTCCTCCAGGTGGACGGCGCGAAGGAGGTGGGCGTCGAGGTCCACTCGATGTCGAAGGGGTTCAACATGATCGGCTGGCGGCTCGGCTTCGTCGCCGGGCACCCGAAGATCGTGCAGGCCTACGCGGACGTAAAGGACAACAGCGACAGCGGCCAGTTCATGGCCGTCCAGCACGCGGCGGCCCAGGCGCTGCGCACCGCCGAGATCCCGGTCCAGGTGCGCACCAAGTACCAGCGGCGGCTCGAAAAGCTGGTGGCGGCGCTGAAGCAGGTGGGGTTCAAGTGCGAGATGCCGGGCGGCACGTACTTCCTCTACGCCGCGGCACCCAAGGCGGCCGGCGACATCGCCTTCGGGAACGCCGAGGCGGCGTCCCAGTACCTGATCCACGAGCAGAGCGTGTGCTGCGTGCCGTGGGACGACGCGGGCGCGTACCTGCGGTTCTCGGTCACCTACATCGCCAAGGACGAGGCGGAAGAGGACGCGCTCATGGCCGAGACGGTGGCCCGGCTGAAGGGCATGAACCTGAAGTTCTGA
- a CDS encoding DUF5690 family protein produces MSDPTPPEHRGLTGFLARGPLWRLTVYAIAVAFCTYFCMYAFRKPFDAAKFYVTDANGSVVREPVFGPDGNPKTEKQKAADGTETEVPKTNPVALKYLGTRLDLKTMCVIAQVIGYCLSKYLGTKICSETPANRRAHLLVGLILFAEGALLLFANLPPALKPLAMLLNGLPLGMVWGLCVRYLEGRRASEVMVAGLSCSYIVAGAATRDIARDIVMGSWGVSESWMPVATGLLFLGPFVLAVLLLDRLPPPSAADVALRSERVTMDRRQRRAFLAHFGIGFGMLLVAYLFLTALRDFRDHYGAEIFDALGLGSQRAIFTRTELWAMFGVIVAVAVLNLVANHRRALIAVYGVIVGGFALIGGATVAFQAGAISGYWWMAAVGLGMYLAYVPFGAVLFERMMAASRFNGTAVFAIQLADGVGYTGSVLVQLYRDLAAGQFNRLEFFVPYAIVASTVGVLLMTASGVLVVRTAARGHVPRAGAAT; encoded by the coding sequence GTGTCCGACCCCACTCCGCCTGAGCACCGCGGACTGACCGGCTTTTTGGCCCGCGGGCCGCTCTGGCGGCTCACGGTGTACGCCATCGCGGTCGCGTTCTGCACGTACTTCTGCATGTACGCGTTCCGCAAGCCGTTCGACGCCGCCAAGTTCTACGTCACCGACGCGAACGGGAGCGTGGTCCGCGAGCCGGTGTTCGGCCCCGACGGGAACCCCAAGACGGAGAAGCAGAAGGCCGCCGACGGCACCGAGACCGAGGTGCCGAAGACCAACCCGGTCGCCCTCAAGTACCTCGGGACCCGGCTCGACCTCAAGACGATGTGCGTCATCGCCCAGGTCATCGGCTACTGCCTGTCGAAGTACCTCGGGACCAAGATCTGTTCCGAAACCCCCGCGAACCGCCGCGCGCACCTGCTCGTCGGGCTGATCCTGTTCGCGGAGGGGGCGCTGCTGCTCTTCGCGAACCTCCCCCCGGCCCTGAAGCCGCTGGCGATGCTCCTGAACGGGCTGCCGCTCGGGATGGTGTGGGGGCTGTGCGTCCGGTACCTCGAAGGGCGCCGGGCGAGCGAGGTGATGGTCGCCGGGCTGAGCTGCTCGTACATCGTGGCCGGCGCCGCGACCCGCGACATTGCCCGCGACATCGTGATGGGCTCGTGGGGGGTGTCCGAGTCGTGGATGCCGGTCGCCACCGGGCTGCTGTTCCTCGGGCCGTTCGTCCTCGCGGTGCTGCTACTGGACCGGCTCCCGCCCCCTTCGGCAGCCGATGTCGCTCTCCGGTCCGAGCGCGTGACGATGGACCGCCGGCAGCGGCGCGCGTTCCTGGCCCACTTCGGGATCGGGTTCGGGATGCTGCTGGTCGCGTACCTGTTTCTGACGGCGCTGCGCGACTTCCGCGACCACTACGGGGCCGAGATCTTTGACGCGCTCGGGCTGGGGTCGCAGCGCGCCATCTTCACCCGGACCGAGCTGTGGGCCATGTTCGGCGTGATCGTCGCGGTCGCGGTGCTGAACCTCGTCGCGAACCACCGGCGGGCGCTGATCGCGGTGTACGGGGTCATCGTGGGCGGGTTCGCGCTGATCGGGGGCGCCACAGTAGCGTTTCAGGCAGGGGCCATTTCGGGCTACTGGTGGATGGCCGCGGTCGGGCTCGGGATGTATCTGGCGTACGTGCCGTTCGGGGCGGTGCTGTTCGAGCGGATGATGGCCGCGAGCCGGTTCAACGGCACCGCCGTGTTCGCGATCCAGCTCGCCGACGGCGTCGGGTACACCGGCTCGGTGCTCGTTCAGCTTTACCGCGACCTCGCGGCCGGACAGTTCAACCGGCTGGAGTTCTTCGTGCCGTATGCGATCGTCGCCTCCACGGTCGGCGTGCTGCTGATGACCGCGAGCGGGGTGCTGGTCGTGCGCACCGCGGCCCGGGGCCACGTGCCACGAGCGGGAGCTGCGACGTGA
- a CDS encoding zinc-binding dehydrogenase, producing the protein MIRSAIFDGPNLPLHVEPAGRPALRPGEALVRVSLCTVCGSDLHTFIGRRKEKTPCVLGHEPVGVVEEVAGDVCAVGGEPVRVGDRVVWAVAVSCGTCFFCTHGLPQKCESLRKYGHEPLTPQCGPLGGLSTHCHLLSGTAIVKVPADLPDGVAAPAGCATATVAAMLRAAGRLPPPPGLSLKGRGEASRPAAISESLEAPERSLPPVSFREGEGSSCVVLGLGMLGLTACAWAEALGITAIACDVSDARLAQAARFGARHLANPDALADLVKSVTHGRGADTALELSGAPEAARASLEVLRVGGTAVWAGAVFPTDPVPMLPEQVIRRCLTVTGVHNYAPQDLDAAVRFLAANHVRFPFAELVAKSFPLADVNGAFRFAEAERPVRVAVVCD; encoded by the coding sequence GTGATCCGCTCGGCCATTTTCGACGGTCCGAACCTCCCCCTCCACGTTGAGCCGGCCGGCCGGCCCGCGCTCCGGCCCGGCGAGGCGCTGGTGCGCGTGTCGCTGTGTACCGTGTGCGGAAGCGACCTGCACACCTTCATCGGTCGCCGGAAGGAAAAGACCCCGTGCGTGCTCGGGCACGAACCCGTCGGGGTGGTCGAGGAGGTGGCCGGCGACGTGTGCGCCGTCGGCGGCGAACCGGTGCGGGTCGGCGACCGGGTGGTGTGGGCGGTCGCGGTGTCGTGCGGGACATGCTTCTTCTGCACCCACGGGCTGCCGCAGAAGTGCGAGTCGTTGCGAAAGTACGGCCACGAGCCGCTCACCCCGCAGTGCGGGCCGCTCGGCGGGTTGTCTACGCACTGCCACCTGCTGAGTGGCACGGCCATCGTGAAGGTACCCGCCGATCTGCCGGACGGAGTCGCGGCGCCGGCGGGGTGTGCGACCGCCACCGTCGCCGCGATGCTGCGGGCGGCGGGGCGATTACCTCCGCCCCCCGGCTTGTCCCTGAAGGGAAGGGGGGAGGCCTCGCGTCCCGCTGCCATCTCGGAGTCGTTGGAAGCGCCGGAACGTTCTCTCCCCCCGGTTTCCTTCAGGGAGGGGGAAGGTTCTTCATGCGTCGTTCTCGGGCTCGGGATGCTCGGGCTGACCGCCTGCGCCTGGGCCGAGGCGCTCGGGATCACCGCCATCGCGTGCGACGTGAGCGACGCGCGGCTCGCGCAGGCGGCCCGGTTCGGCGCGCGCCACCTCGCGAACCCCGACGCGCTCGCGGACCTGGTGAAATCGGTCACGCACGGCCGCGGGGCCGACACGGCGCTCGAGCTGAGCGGCGCGCCGGAGGCGGCGCGGGCTTCGCTGGAGGTACTGCGGGTGGGCGGTACGGCGGTCTGGGCCGGCGCCGTGTTCCCCACGGACCCGGTGCCGATGCTCCCGGAACAGGTGATCCGCCGGTGCCTCACCGTGACCGGCGTTCACAACTACGCCCCCCAGGATCTGGACGCGGCGGTGCGGTTCCTGGCCGCGAACCACGTGCGGTTCCCGTTCGCAGAATTGGTGGCCAAATCGTTCCCGCTCGCGGACGTGAACGGCGCGTTCCGGTTCGCCGAGGCCGAGCGCCCGGTGCGGGTCGCGGTGGTGTGCGACTGA
- a CDS encoding TIGR02996 domain-containing protein yields MSPDLESLLAAVVANPGDDTARLAYADCLQEHGNEPRAAFIRLQVEAERLHPYSNARAALEARAQALFKRHWVEWWGEVCAAVGLPTGGPPGYRAAGGAALVPRRSPGDGALPRDQCPITFRRGFPEAVSVPALAAGPGPCGSYLARWAAVSPLTELVAVGAAREPRYQWPEGEHLRTVRRLQIRQHSVDTLRAARDSPHLGALEHLTLHASWAIQPAVVAGSLAFEVAAAHAPRLRHLSAPIRPNRVAEMFARAEPFAALESLDLELFSPPWYESDQAEPLRTFVESRHVSGVRRLAFHMLDNSDDLAPLLQSRAWGRLRALDIDFGNARNRFGVLRRGNDLTGLKELRLAGVYLTAEAVRDLAAAPLLKRVKHFALFGAYENGRALLPLVDAVDPDRIETFAIGVSHFPERAANALRAKFGDRVRFLES; encoded by the coding sequence GTGTCGCCGGACCTGGAATCGCTGCTGGCCGCAGTCGTCGCCAATCCGGGCGATGACACGGCCCGGCTCGCCTATGCCGACTGCCTTCAGGAGCACGGAAACGAACCCCGCGCGGCGTTCATCCGGCTCCAGGTGGAAGCGGAACGCCTGCACCCGTACTCGAACGCCCGCGCCGCGCTGGAGGCACGGGCGCAAGCGCTGTTCAAGCGGCACTGGGTCGAGTGGTGGGGTGAGGTGTGCGCGGCCGTCGGGTTACCAACCGGCGGCCCGCCGGGCTACCGCGCGGCGGGGGGCGCCGCACTCGTGCCCCGACGGTCGCCCGGCGACGGCGCCCTACCCCGTGACCAGTGCCCGATCACCTTTCGCCGCGGGTTCCCGGAGGCGGTGTCGGTTCCGGCCCTGGCGGCCGGTCCGGGGCCGTGCGGTTCGTACCTCGCGCGCTGGGCCGCGGTCTCCCCGCTGACCGAACTCGTCGCGGTCGGCGCGGCACGCGAACCGCGCTACCAGTGGCCCGAGGGGGAGCACCTCCGCACCGTGCGGCGCCTCCAGATCCGCCAGCACAGCGTCGATACGCTCCGCGCCGCACGCGACTCCCCGCACCTCGGCGCGCTCGAGCACCTGACCCTGCACGCGAGTTGGGCGATTCAGCCGGCCGTCGTGGCGGGTTCGCTCGCGTTCGAGGTCGCCGCCGCGCACGCCCCGCGCCTGCGGCACCTCTCGGCGCCGATCCGGCCGAACCGCGTCGCAGAGATGTTCGCTCGCGCCGAACCGTTCGCGGCTCTAGAATCGCTCGACCTGGAACTCTTTTCGCCGCCGTGGTACGAGAGCGATCAGGCGGAACCGCTACGGACCTTCGTCGAGTCACGGCACGTGTCCGGGGTGCGTCGATTGGCATTTCACATGTTGGACAACTCCGACGACCTTGCGCCGTTGCTCCAATCGCGCGCCTGGGGCCGCCTCCGTGCCTTGGACATCGATTTCGGGAACGCGCGGAACCGGTTCGGTGTGCTCCGCCGGGGCAACGATCTCACAGGCCTCAAAGAGCTTCGCCTCGCCGGCGTCTACCTCACTGCTGAAGCGGTACGCGACCTAGCCGCCGCGCCACTGCTCAAGCGCGTGAAGCACTTCGCCCTGTTCGGCGCGTACGAGAACGGCCGAGCGCTGCTGCCGCTGGTGGACGCTGTCGACCCGGACCGGATCGAGACGTTCGCGATCGGGGTGTCGCACTTCCCGGAGAGGGCTGCTAACGCGCTCCGAGCGAAGTTCGGCGACCGCGTGCGGTTCCTGGAGAGCTGA
- a CDS encoding DUF1559 domain-containing protein — MSLPTTRIRPPSKRGAFTLLELIVVVAIIAVLIGLLLPAVQKVREAAARMTCANNLKQIGLAVHGHHDATGRFPRGGMHVYPPGAPSSADPHAPSPQAREASWSWAYFILPYLEQDNLYKNGDPDTVRRTPVKVYYCPQRRTAATVNGTAKIDYACNAGGSSSGYGTDGVIMKTHYGTIRLADVTDGTSTTVLVGEKQLNAAAFGTSTDDNESYCTPGWNGDWEVYRTGFAPPASDVRNPEQTVAPSHVFGGPRVSGFGAVFCDGSVRSIRYSIAPATWTKACVRNDNEVINTSEL; from the coding sequence ATGTCGTTACCTACAACCCGCATTCGGCCGCCGTCGAAACGGGGGGCGTTCACGCTCCTCGAGTTGATTGTGGTGGTCGCCATCATCGCGGTTCTCATCGGGTTGCTGCTGCCCGCGGTACAAAAGGTGCGTGAGGCGGCCGCACGCATGACGTGCGCCAACAACCTCAAACAGATCGGGCTGGCCGTCCACGGCCACCACGATGCGACCGGCCGGTTCCCGCGCGGCGGGATGCACGTGTACCCGCCGGGCGCCCCGTCGAGCGCCGACCCGCACGCCCCCAGCCCGCAGGCCCGCGAAGCGAGCTGGAGCTGGGCCTACTTCATCCTGCCGTACCTCGAACAGGACAACCTGTACAAGAACGGCGACCCGGACACCGTCCGGCGCACGCCGGTGAAAGTGTACTACTGCCCGCAGCGGCGGACGGCGGCGACGGTGAACGGGACGGCAAAGATCGACTACGCGTGTAACGCCGGCGGCTCCAGCAGCGGGTACGGAACCGACGGGGTGATTATGAAGACGCACTACGGAACGATCCGGCTGGCCGACGTCACCGACGGAACGAGTACCACGGTTCTGGTGGGGGAGAAGCAACTGAACGCGGCGGCGTTCGGGACCAGTACCGACGACAACGAGTCGTACTGCACGCCAGGGTGGAACGGGGACTGGGAAGTGTACCGCACCGGGTTCGCCCCTCCGGCATCGGACGTCCGGAACCCGGAGCAGACGGTCGCCCCGTCGCACGTGTTCGGCGGGCCGCGGGTGAGCGGGTTCGGTGCCGTGTTTTGTGACGGTTCGGTGCGGTCGATTCGGTACTCGATCGCGCCCGCCACCTGGACCAAGGCGTGCGTCCGCAACGACAACGAGGTGATCAACACGAGCGAGCTGTGA
- a CDS encoding TIGR02996 domain-containing protein: MSDEDALLAAIGAQPDEDTPRLVYADWLDEHDRAERAEFIRLQCLPDAGEAQLMREAELEERNRGRWLTDLRVPQFAEAQWAFRRGFPEALAAPIEPFLDRYKRLAALPWVRSLCLRVTAHYPVADFLERHWNPGWGELELWAERPVGLARVVDAVAHSPRLRQLRALRFTRFDFSPWVVDLLNASSHLDGLNLLGVPGDQNAPLFAPLRYRLGARLVGAAGAR; this comes from the coding sequence ATGAGCGATGAAGACGCCCTTCTGGCGGCGATCGGGGCGCAACCGGACGAAGACACGCCGCGACTGGTCTACGCGGATTGGCTCGACGAGCACGACCGCGCCGAGCGCGCCGAGTTCATCCGCCTCCAGTGCCTGCCGGACGCCGGTGAGGCGCAACTGATGCGCGAGGCCGAGTTAGAAGAGCGGAACCGCGGGCGGTGGCTCACCGACCTTCGGGTACCGCAGTTCGCCGAGGCGCAGTGGGCGTTTCGGCGAGGCTTTCCGGAGGCGCTGGCAGCCCCGATCGAGCCGTTCCTGGACCGGTACAAACGGCTCGCCGCGCTGCCCTGGGTTCGGAGCCTGTGCCTGCGCGTGACGGCGCACTACCCGGTCGCCGATTTCTTGGAGCGACACTGGAACCCCGGCTGGGGCGAACTCGAACTGTGGGCCGAGCGGCCCGTCGGCCTGGCGCGGGTGGTCGACGCCGTGGCACACTCCCCGCGGCTCCGCCAGCTCCGCGCACTCCGGTTCACCCGGTTCGACTTCTCGCCCTGGGTGGTGGACCTGCTCAACGCCTCCTCGCACCTCGACGGCCTGAACCTGCTCGGCGTTCCCGGCGACCAAAACGCACCACTGTTCGCCCCGCTCCGCTACCGGCTCGGCGCGCGGCTCGTCGGCGCGGCGGGCGCGCGGTAG
- a CDS encoding CoA-transferase subunit beta, with the protein MSFSPMELMICCAARELEDGKTVAVGTGLPCAAAMLAQRTHAPNLVIMFEAGGVAPLLPTMPVSVGDSTTFHRAVLATSMADVMQFCQRGLVDYTFLSGAQIDPHGNLNSTVIGPHGRPKVRLPGSGGANDLASFCWKTLIVMKHDAKKFVEQLDFLTTPGYLTGPGAREAAGLPARTGPHRVITDLCVLDFAPESRRMRVRSLHPGKTLDQVRAATGFALEVCDPLGTTVEPNAEQLHILRTEVDPGRYVLGRAG; encoded by the coding sequence ATGTCGTTCAGCCCGATGGAACTGATGATCTGCTGCGCGGCCCGCGAGTTGGAGGACGGGAAAACCGTCGCGGTAGGCACCGGGTTGCCCTGCGCCGCCGCGATGCTGGCGCAGCGCACCCACGCGCCCAATCTGGTCATCATGTTCGAGGCCGGCGGGGTCGCGCCGCTGCTCCCCACGATGCCGGTGAGCGTCGGCGACAGCACCACGTTCCACCGGGCCGTGCTCGCGACTTCGATGGCCGACGTGATGCAGTTTTGCCAGCGGGGGCTGGTCGATTACACGTTTTTGAGCGGCGCCCAGATCGACCCGCACGGCAACCTCAACTCTACGGTGATCGGCCCGCACGGACGCCCCAAGGTTCGGCTCCCCGGCAGCGGCGGGGCCAACGACCTCGCGTCGTTCTGCTGGAAGACGCTGATCGTGATGAAGCACGACGCGAAGAAGTTCGTGGAGCAGCTCGACTTCCTCACCACGCCCGGCTACCTCACCGGCCCCGGCGCGCGGGAGGCCGCGGGGCTGCCGGCCCGTACCGGCCCGCACCGCGTCATCACCGACCTGTGCGTGCTGGACTTCGCCCCCGAGTCGCGGCGGATGCGGGTGCGGAGTCTGCACCCGGGCAAAACGCTCGATCAGGTTCGCGCCGCGACCGGCTTCGCGCTCGAGGTGTGCGACCCGCTCGGCACGACCGTCGAGCCGAACGCGGAACAGTTGCACATCTTGCGCACGGAGGTGGACCCGGGGCGGTACGTTCTGGGGCGGGCGGGCTGA
- a CDS encoding acyl-CoA desaturase, whose translation MSTVPASNAAPTPPATGPAAPAAPAARARKRRVFWFVAAIVAMHLLVPLAFLPYTFVWWGIPVVLVGNFIFGSLGINLGYHRMLTHSAAKFPKALERLWVLCGVCSLEGSPLWWVCTHRIHHQHSDDEGDPHSPREHFYWGHMEWIYTADERRQKLDTYARYVPDLMGDKFLRWLHRGEKWLLVWAAHVAALAALGFGAGFLFSDTAAGAVQFGVQWFMWAVVVRTVYVWHITWLVNSAAHRWGYRSYNTGDRSTNNWVVALLTNGEGWHNNHHAAPRACSQGHRWWELDLTFTFVRALQLVGLAWNIAPVKVPKHIAAGAKSDTPGERGE comes from the coding sequence GTGAGTACGGTTCCCGCTTCGAACGCCGCCCCCACCCCGCCCGCCACAGGCCCGGCCGCGCCCGCGGCCCCCGCGGCGAGGGCCCGCAAGCGGCGGGTGTTCTGGTTCGTCGCGGCCATCGTCGCGATGCACCTGCTGGTGCCGCTCGCGTTCCTGCCGTACACATTTGTGTGGTGGGGCATCCCGGTCGTGCTGGTCGGGAACTTCATCTTCGGCTCGCTCGGCATCAATCTCGGCTACCACCGGATGCTGACGCACTCCGCCGCGAAGTTCCCGAAGGCGCTGGAGCGGTTGTGGGTGCTGTGCGGCGTGTGCAGCCTCGAAGGGTCGCCGCTGTGGTGGGTGTGTACGCACCGCATCCACCACCAGCACAGCGACGACGAGGGCGACCCGCACAGCCCGCGGGAGCACTTTTACTGGGGCCACATGGAGTGGATCTATACCGCCGACGAGCGGCGGCAGAAGCTGGACACCTACGCGCGGTACGTCCCGGACCTGATGGGCGACAAGTTCCTCCGCTGGCTGCACCGCGGCGAGAAGTGGCTGCTCGTGTGGGCGGCGCACGTGGCCGCGCTCGCCGCGCTCGGGTTCGGCGCCGGGTTCCTGTTCTCCGACACGGCCGCGGGGGCGGTGCAGTTCGGGGTGCAGTGGTTCATGTGGGCGGTGGTGGTACGGACGGTGTACGTGTGGCACATCACCTGGCTGGTGAACTCGGCCGCACACCGCTGGGGCTACCGGAGCTACAACACCGGCGACCGCAGCACCAACAACTGGGTCGTGGCGCTGCTCACGAACGGCGAGGGGTGGCACAACAACCACCACGCCGCGCCGCGGGCGTGCTCGCAGGGGCACCGGTGGTGGGAGCTGGACCTCACGTTCACCTTCGTGCGCGCGCTGCAGCTCGTGGGGCTCGCGTGGAACATTGCCCCGGTGAAGGTGCCCAAACACATCGCCGCCGGGGCGAAGAGTGACACCCCGGGCGAGCGCGGGGAATGA